A stretch of DNA from Anopheles ziemanni chromosome 3, idAnoZiCoDA_A2_x.2, whole genome shotgun sequence:
ttaaCTAGCACCGTGCACACCACACCGCACCACACACAGGTACCGTACTCGAGTCCGACGTCTTCACCCCGTTTCGGTAGCCGCGTATAGAGCGCCTTGTTACATAGCGGACGGAATGTTTCCCGTCGAGCGAAATGGTCGAACTTCCTTGGCACCGTACGAGTTCACACCGCTTTTTCCGAGCACGGTTTAATGAAAGTTAACTCGTCCTTTCGTTTTTACATCAAACATCGTACACAGCCTACTCGAGAAAACGGATAGTGACCGTGccgaggaggaagaaaaaatgacGGCATTGACGACCATCGACGGTGGTATGCTGCTCTGCTCGCACACACTTCCGACAGTCACACTCTCATTTCGCTCGCTccgtacgacgacgacgatgttccgCGACGGACGAATAGCCGCTTGAGCTGGCTTTCGGGGTTCCGGTGCGGTTTACGGTTCTAACTTCTACTTCCAGACAAGTGATTGCAAAACAGGGCACCTTCCACGGGACGATCGGGACGGTAATTTTCACCGGATTGCCACAAAACGTCGTACCAAAAATTACCTTTTTATACCCTGGCTAGCCACGCTTAATGATGGATcttgaggaaataaaaaaatacaaaaaaatcaatcgaaaCCTGAACCGTGGTTCACACTTGCAGAGCTACTGCTGCGCCCCTCGTGAAGAAACTTGTGACGGACGGTCAACTGGTGAACTACCGCGGGCGAGTGTGCCAAGAATAATTTTGAACCCAGCGCCGGTAGGATGGGTGGGTTCAGTAGAATCAGatgaaaatttttgtttggaGGAATGGGAAAAGCAACACAAACAtctcttaaataaataaataaaaaaaaaaaaaaaagcaacacaaatGCTTAGCTAACAAATAGCCAACGCTGTTGGTCACAAGCACTCGTAGTCTATGAAGTGTACCTATTGTCTTATCTTGGTTTTAAAAATCCTCTTCCGATGATTCCCGGTCTTACAATTGGGTTGAACTTAGGTGTCTTCACAAGCGatttgttttctaaaatacATCGTGAACGTCTATATGAGTGGGATATATAATGGCACATAAGGTGggtgtcagtgctttaccGCGTCAGGTTTTGACAggcgaaaatgtatgggatttgacagctgcaaacTTCGCACGATTTAATCGCACGTTCAATTATCGCATGGACGCATCCtattttatctgtcaacaaaATCGGTCTTGTGACTATAAACACAGAGTTGTGGCTttcatctaagaaaaataataaaattcatttaatcgcCTTAGAATTtgtaaaattacaaaaaaaattggcggacctgtcgtccgacaaaacatcgtgcgACAAAGCATTGACATCAGCCTTACACgaacaacaaataaacaaattttcttcTTGCCGTAACGATCGTCTTTGATCATGCCTGCCCTTTAAGGGCTCACAATacattttccctttgtgtactGGTGTCGTtctcgattgggattcgaacccacaccgtcgaggtggcggtggtgagccccagggctcatgggtcgatttgCTGACCGGTGCTAGCGTTCGGCAGTTCCGGCttccaaaataaacaaataaagctCGTAGAAACTCGTGCTCGTTCGTGCTTTTAACATTCAGAGAAAACCAAACTTGTAGTTCTTATGCTGTGAAGATCGGCCGTTCCTAAATAGTTTGTTATCCCACCACTATAGGACCGATCCTTTGCAACCGGCGAAGTGGAGCAGCGAAATGGTACATACACGTTTAGGAACTTGACAGCGAGACCGGCATGCGTGTGAGCTAGGATTTACTTCACGGTGATGGCCAATTCGCCTgattacaaattttaaaaatatacccTATGGGTGCAGTTTTGGTTGTTTCTATGGAATTtattagcgattgcatctattaaattttttaaataattgtggGTAAACACGTGGGTTCACTGTATTCCTGTGCGAACTGATTTCCTCATTGAAATTTCCTGGATCCACGGTGAACACGTTTATGATGTTCAATCATATTTGTTATAAGTGGGTACAATGAGTGAatctttcaaataaaaagcTTCTTGATACGCTTAATTTATCAGGATTGTGCAAATTGGTTGGACTTTCACTCCCAGAGTCCCAGAGATATAAACCGTGTAGAATGAATCAAGTAAAACCTGGAACTGTCAAAGCTTGaatgaaaaacacaacaaaacaaagataGTAGCCAAACATGAaatgaaagtaataaaaaaactaaagagTGTAATTTTCCGAACGTAAAGTGAAAACAATGACTGTGCAACTCTCTCAGGAAGATGTTAATTTCATCGAAAATGAGTTATCCTACGTTGATAAGGTAATTTCGTTGGTAACACCATCAACATTCCTAGCAACAACCCttgattgttttacaaattGTAGGTGTCGCTGATATTTCTGCTATATGGCCAACGAAACCCACAATATGCACTACAAATTCTAAACGTGAGCGGCCGAATGCTTTCGGACGAGACCAGTTTCCTGGTTGATTGGACTAACTATGAGCGATCAACCTCCTGGGAGGACGAACTGCTCGAAGCATTGACGATTTTGGAACAGAATTTACTGCTGCTGCGAGCCGGGTTTGATGACGACGAGCTTCGGTCGAAATATTTTCCGCAAACTGCAGAAATAGCGCTTCATGTACACCCGATTTTGAAGGGTTTGTACCAGTTTTGTGAACGATTGGAAGATAAGACAACCCTGCAGCTGATTAAACAGCTAAAACAGCACTTGGGGAATGCATCCGTGCCGCAGGACTGTTTGGAAATCGTTCTTTTGCACCTGATCAGTAATGAAACGATCATCCTGGGTTCGCGAGCATCGGGAAAAGAGTGTGACCTGGTAGCATTGACAGCAGCGTGTAAATCGGCCGAGCTGTATGACGAAAGCGATTTCTTAAAGGGAATATCGCAGCACTACAACAGTGCTGTAAAAGCAGAACAACAAGTTCAATCCGATGCAAGTTCGAAAAACTACCCAAGTGTAGTTCAACAACCGGTCGACGTAGTAGAGGCCCTGACTAAAATGGTGgtcacaaaaaccaaaacctccACCCTCGAATGTTACGAGTTCGATCCTCAACGCGCGGGAATTATGCTTCTGGTAAACCAGTTTCGTTTCTACCGCGAAACAAATCCAGAACTTGTTCATATGATACCTTCGAAAGCCCTGAAAGACAGGAAGGGCACCGAAGTGGACAAAAATGCGCTGGTGCAGTTATTCACCGATCTTGGATACGAAATAATATTAGAGGAAAACATTACACATCACCAGATCGTGCAAGCCGTCCAGCATGCCGTTCAACGCATTCGGCCTGCACACTGTTCACTCGTCGTGGGCCTTCTTTCACACGGCCAGGAGGGAATAGTATACGGTTCGAATAGCGTACCGGTGGAGGTAAAATCGATTCAGCACCTTATGGCAAGCGAGCGTCTGACGGGCAAACCTAAACTACTGATCGTTCAAGCATGCCAGGGATCCGATTTGCAGTCGGCCGTACCGGTTCCGACGTACGAACGCGATAGTCTTGACTCCGATGATCGTACTGCGTCGGTGTTTATGGACTTTTTGGTTGCTTGGTCAACCGTACCCGGGTTTGCATCGATACGGCACGTTGAAAAGGGATCCTGGTTTATACAGGAACTATGTACTAAGCTCCGGCAACTTTATAAAAGGTATTTTATATTGAATCATCTTTCAAGGAGTATTACCTTATCATAAACTTGATGTTTCGTTACAGCGAGCAGATTATGGATATATTGACATCTGTGATAAATGATGTTTCGAGTAAACGAGGATACGGAAACGAGTGTATGGTACCTATCATACAAAGCACATTGAGTAAAAGGCTTTATTTTAGGAAACAGGAATCGTGAAAAGGAATATATTCCAGGTTAtatacttattttatttctattttcatgGAATAATAAAAAGAGTTTTTTAGTATGATTGTTAATACTGTGTTTTAATaaagtgttttatttactGCTAACGGTTATCGATGACATTTCAAACTAAAATAttcaccatgcgtctccattaaATCGTCGAACTACGTTCGTCGAGCGACGCGAATTGACGAACGTAATGTTGATAGTCGTCGTggttgaaaaacaataaaaaaagacgAAACAAATAAGGACGAGCCCACGATTCTGCCCGAGGAGTGTCACTGTGTACATATTGCCAGTTTGGCAAGAAAGGACGGTTCGTCGACAGCAGTAAACCGTCCGCAAGTTCCCCACCCATATTGTTATCCCGCACTGAGagtgcagaagaaaaaataagttaATGCATAAAGGCCCGTAGTGAAAATTTTCCATCTCAAAGTCTACCCCAATGCAAAACTCCAGTTGAGATTGATTGTAAGTCTGTGCAATTTGTTACTCGCACAAAGGTCCCGGTTTTGCTGCCTCGGTGGTGAAATGTTGTTCAATAGCATGAGTCAGGTGTACCCTACGAACGATTCTACTTTGTGAAACGCTTTCCTGTGCGACcagttcatttatttttttactaccactcgttttttttttttgaaaaatccgtCCTGTCGTATGAAAATGGCGATTTGGGAAAACCCCATGACACGCAATTGCTACACAATGCGTTAGGAAAAGCTCCAGGGGAGAGGCACACGCCTAGGGGCGTAGCGCACAGCAAGTTACGAGTATTGAGGACCTATGCCATGGGAACATTGATGTGCATCTGTTTAAAGAAAGTAGAATTACTCAGTGTAAAGTGTAGCGGAAAACTTTCATTGCAGTGATAATGAGCATTATTCCATGATCCCGTTCTGGCTCGGATGAAAAATCTACGCTTCAGTATCCTTCATCGTGgtatacacacgcacatagCGCGCTGTATTTGTAGTGCATTTCACTAAGACCGAGGATGTATAAGTGAGCCAATCGAATGACGTTTCTAGTGAGCTgtgcagaaaagaaaataaaataatcgagTAAAGGATTGCTGTCAAATTAGTCGACGATCGTCGCAGGATAATCGAGCACCAACACAATCGCAACTCGGCGCAAGGAAAAAGCGCGCTAATCGTCGAAAAGAGGCCGTACAGCAGTTCCCgtcaaaataaacattaaagcGGCTGGTGTGTCTTCCAACTGGTAGCCGTGAATATCCTTTTTTCGCAGAAGTGTTTCAGTGTTTGGTGAAATTAAACTTGCCACGATGTGAGTATGCGTGTACCGTAATCCAATGTAAATGGTGCCATCGTGTGACGGCTGTGTCAGCAAGTGCTGGATAGCAGGGCGAGGCGTAGTTGACCTAGCAAGTGCATTGGGGTGAGTGCTGGTGTGTTGTGCAAACAGACCGTGGGCAGAACTGTGTGGTGTGACTTTTCCATCGCTCAATCTAACGAGCGGCCAATTTACCGTTCTTCCAGGTTTGGTGTGTTCCATTTATTGTGGGATGTTTTTCTCCGGAAAGTTAAACCTCTTTCATTGACTTTGACCTGTGTTGAAATGGCATTGCCGTCCTTGTTTATATGTATCCTCAACCAATGAAAACGTGCTCACAACTAGTGGTGCCGTAGATCCCATCTAGTATGTCCTTCAAAAAGAACCAGTGAGAAATAGTTAGGAAATGTAAAGGCATAGCTAAACGGAACCGGAAATAGTTACCGTATACGCTCGCTTCTGAAGTTGTGATTTGATGCGGTGCACTGTGGTGTCACGGAGGACAAATTTCTTGAAGGATTACAACCATCCAGCTTCGTTCTGCACCCGATTGGAATCGACACAGCCCCGTCGGCAAGATGCATTACCGTCACGAGGACATTCCCATGCAGCACACGCGAAACCACACACCAGTGGCGAGCTCCGATGCCAAATACGAGCAGTCCATCGTTTGGCCATTTCTCATCCAGGTTAGTTGAATTTGTGTCAACCGAACTGCGGGTggagtgtgttttgtgtggcCCTAgtcaaatgtgtttttcttctgtacTTTCTCCCTCGTTACTCACCAACACACGCAGAATGCCATGGAAAACCCTTTGTGCACctcgacgacggcgacgaactcGACAGTGTCCGTGCTGCTGTGGACGACAATTGCCGTGTTCGGCATTGTTTACACGCTGCTAGGTAAGTAACGTTTCAACGCCCCAAGGGTGTCCTCACCGTAGACCAGTTTGCCATCGGTGCCACGGGTGCATCTTGTCCTATTTTTCTACCGACGTCCTTGAGAAGGTTGTGGATAGAGCACTTGTATTtgtacgttttttttaaattcacttcAATGATTTTTTCAGTTGCAATGAAGAACTTGCTAAGTTAAAGATCACGAGAAGATTGTATTTTCGCGTGTATTGTAACACCATTTTTTCAAACCGTTCCActgtttattaatattttactgTATTAATTTTTGTATTACTCGCCATTGAACCCTATCTTTTCATTATCAATATTagataatttttttccaaattttacatTGATCTTTTCAGCTGTAACGTGTCTTAAagaaatggcaaaaaaaaaaagaaatcgacTGGGAAACTAACCAACTGCTGAATatttagttctttttttcgaATCATATTAATTAAGTAAATTAATCTATACTGTAGGCACACAAAGTTGTTGAAAACGCAGAGATTTTTCTATACAAATATgatgtttaaaatatatacatcCAAATCGATACAcgtttaaaattaatccatAGGACGCTTGTAAGTTACagggtggaaaatgattgCAAAACGAACTGCTTTATTGAAATAACAAGAATAATAGCACTCATATTACTTATAACATATTGCAGCACAGGATTTGCGAAGTAGAATCTACCGAATTAAATTTCTCTATAGATTCACTATCCCTCGGTATCCTCCTTTCCGGTGGTTGAGTTTTTCCAACTGCAGTGTATAATTGCATTGGTTTTAATGTAGTAGAAATAGCTGATAATAAAGCAATCTGTTGTTACGTAATTTCTGTATTGCAATGATACATTATTTTCGTCCTTTCATTCACTTTCACAGGATATCGGTGCCTTCGTGCGATTGGCTTCCTTACCGGGCTGGCCGCCGGTGCCGGCTGCATATTGTtgctgcaaaataaaaacattaccaGTTTTGGCAACCTTGCAGCTCCTGGTTAGTAGAATATCGAGAATTTTTTTGAGTGACAGATAATGCTCAACTTTTGATTTCCAAACAATTATACCTTTCAGCGTTGGCTGTCGTCGCAGGACTGTTCGGTGCCGTGCTTGGTTCAACACATCCCATTTCGTCCACCCTGATCGGGGCAGCGGCTGGCGCACTGGTAGCAGGGGCAACGATCGCGGCGTGCATAGCCACCTTACCTCATTACACGTTTGGAGTAAGTGTTGCGATATGTCGGTCTTTAGACCTGAGCCACGGgatagaattgaatttaatgcgtttttttttaatttcaggaGAATGAGTTGCTCGTGTCCGTCGTCGGTGGAGCCATAATCTGTGCGATCGTTACGCTGTTCTGTCCTAAATTCATGTCCATCGTCGCATCAAGTATCATCGGCTCGGCGATGATCCTGTGTTCGATCGATTTCTTCATGCACGGCCTAAACACGATGGATTGGGTAGGTCACCGGTGAAACGATGGTCGAGGTATGCCGTCAATGTACCAACCCATATTTCAATCGCATTGTAGATCTTCAACATGAAACCGGACCCAACGCCGCCTCCGTGCTGGGGTGGCGTAATATTGTGCTGTTGGCCTATCGCATCCGTTCTTGGTGTCCTCGTGCAGTGCTTCGTCACCGCGTGGAAGATTGACCACCGCCGCCAGCTGCATCATCGCCGGAGACGGCACTACAAGGGCCGGTCGGGGTCGCGGTCGCGTGAAACCCGGGAGGAGGCTCGGCAGCGGAAGTACCGCTACCTATACCAGGTGCGCACCGCCCGAGGGGACATCATTTCGCAGGTGAGTAAAGCCCGAGCGAAGGGTACGGCGATGATGCAGGTTGCCTTCCGATATTTACGACGAACTTTCATTCGTAGAttcttaaataaaacatttcaaaagtggaaaaacttttcgccAAAAATCATTACCCCTACGATTTTAATCATCTAAGGTATGCGTCTACTCGCTTATTATGCATTTgcttttttacatttaaaaaacggatGAAGCACAACGATTTAATcaaaagaatttaatttttaatagaaAGTGCAATCTCTTATCTAAAgcatataaacaaatttcgttTCTATCAGAATGGTTCTTTAACTGCATCTTCTCAACACTTGAATGTGTGATTCTGACTACCATTGAAGTTTTTTGGACATAAATTAACATTGCACGATTAATTGTTTGTATTGTACAACGTTTGGATCGATTCGAATTGTTTAAAGctttggatttatttttccttgttgGCGTATTGAAACTCTTTAAAGACGGGAGTTAAACTTTATGAAACAATACTTATTTTTTATACTCCATTTCGGTCATACTTTGGCAAGTTCTTTTGGGATGTTAAAGGCTTATTATATGATCTTTTCCAGGAGGTATTGCAACATTTGATAACGAGTATCTAATTTGAATATTCATAAACTTTAGAAAATATATTctcaattcatatttttttctaaagacGGTTAAGTTAAAACAAAGTTTTCACAAAATTAATCCTAAAAATTGAATGTTACAAAGTGGTAATGATGCAATTATGCGCAATCACAACACAAGCACCTTATGATTTGATGCATGATTCTCCCGGAAATTGCTTCCCACTGTAACATCCTTTCCCCCTTCTCCATTCCCAGAACTTTGTGTCCGCCCTGCAGAAGCACGTGACGACGGATTCTGGCCCACCGTCGGAGGTGTCAACGAAGACCGGCTCGAATGACCGCAATACTGCCCGCAGCGACCGCACCCACCTCACCAACCTGGCCGACTCCGATTTCGATAAGATGGACTCGAGCTGCGAGAAGCGTTGACAGAAGCTGTCGGCGTCGGGCAAGAAGTAGTACCGGTCCGGTGGCAGCGGCCAGCAACGGAGCCGAAGCGAGCGCCTGTCCCGGCAGTACTCGAGCCGCAGCATTGCCAACGAAATCGATCGCGAGATGGCGTTGGCCATCGGCGGGGTGCAGGATTGCTACCTGCCACCCCACTGATTTTCCACGCGctcaaaatattttcttcggttttgcggggatttaaaatttaacgtaTTATTTACATTGTAGCtgtgagggaaaaaaatgatagtttttttttgtttctgaggaaggaaaaatgacgAGGTGATAGACATAGAGAGATAGGCGATAAAAGAGTTACCGAATACCAAAACGTTTAAAAGGACGAATCTATGGCCCCAACCAATGATGAAGAAAGGTTACCGTTGCGTGGGGAAAGTGagaaagcaacaaaattgTTACAAGTGTCCAGCGCGACAAAAGGCGACATACAAACATTTATCTACGAAATCTACGCTTCTTTTTGGGACTAATTTCTAGAAGACAAAATCAATGCGGGAACAAACGCAACAATTGCAAACTCAGCGCTCCGAGAGCAATAGAAAATTGACCATCGAGCTAAGGATTCTCGATCGTTAAGGCCAGTGTGAGTGAAAGAGTGGCAGATCGGCAAAATGTAGAAACAGACAGGGACAAAAAACTGGCCGAGGGAGCtttcagttttctttccctctaAATGTGCTGTAAGTCTTTAGCGACTAACAATTTTACAAACTTTAACCATTTACCAACGATGTAATGACACGCGGAAATCGAATTTGCATGTGAAACGATGCAAGGTCAAAGTGCGaagggcaaacaaaaaagggaaatggatgagaaaaataaaacaacccgcATCCGTTGCATCGGCGAATATCTTCCCAAAATTGAATACAATTCAAGATTTAAAATGTAGTATGCTAATGAATAATCTATTAAcagtaagaaaaacacaagattAAAGtaacaatttaattaaagtaAGTAAAATGCCACATTTATAAAGACGAAGTACGGGCACGCCACCCCTTGGCGTGTGACACGACTGTTAATCTGATGTCAAACTAATCGCAGcaaaccgtaaacgatgcaaaacgattGCGTAATCAAATGCCACACTATAAAATAGCGACGAACGATACGCACacgcaagaaaaaaaggcaagcatttaaaaatagtCATTTAACCGATTGACATGGCAGTAAATTAAACTAaagaaagaaattgaaaacgaGTTAAGTCACACTCGACAGATGTGTCAGTATATTAGAAAAGCTGTTGGGAAGTGGGTGAAAGTGGCTACGGCACTTCAAAGGCTTAGTAATATCAGTCAAAGCTGGTGATGAGGGAAGTTaaagaatatttattttcgagTGCAACCGAGTGATGCAGAAATCAATACAAAGAAAGGTAACTGAACCGTCTGGATGGAGGGTTTATCCCGGGGATACGAGTGATGGATGCAtttaagttatttttaaagaaatacCTTAAACTGATGATGACGAGCATGACACAAAAATAAAGTATGTACGGTTGTTATCGGATCTATAACTAAACATAACAAACGAACATGaatcaaaagcaaataatgtcaaaacataaataaacaaaattaaaatttgctGCCCCTGAATAGTGCACacaaaaatgtgtgtgtgtgtgtaaattgGAATCAAATTTACAG
This window harbors:
- the LOC131289500 gene encoding caspase-8 → MTVQLSQEDVNFIENELSYVDKVSLIFLLYGQRNPQYALQILNVSGRMLSDETSFLVDWTNYERSTSWEDELLEALTILEQNLLLLRAGFDDDELRSKYFPQTAEIALHVHPILKGLYQFCERLEDKTTLQLIKQLKQHLGNASVPQDCLEIVLLHLISNETIILGSRASGKECDLVALTAACKSAELYDESDFLKGISQHYNSAVKAEQQVQSDASSKNYPSVVQQPVDVVEALTKMVVTKTKTSTLECYEFDPQRAGIMLLVNQFRFYRETNPELVHMIPSKALKDRKGTEVDKNALVQLFTDLGYEIILEENITHHQIVQAVQHAVQRIRPAHCSLVVGLLSHGQEGIVYGSNSVPVEVKSIQHLMASERLTGKPKLLIVQACQGSDLQSAVPVPTYERDSLDSDDRTASVFMDFLVAWSTVPGFASIRHVEKGSWFIQELCTKLRQLYKSEQIMDILTSVINDVSSKRGYGNECMVPIIQSTLSKRLYFRKQES
- the LOC131289814 gene encoding transmembrane protein 198, with amino-acid sequence MHYRHEDIPMQHTRNHTPVASSDAKYEQSIVWPFLIQNAMENPLCTSTTATNSTVSVLLWTTIAVFGIVYTLLGYRCLRAIGFLTGLAAGAGCILLLQNKNITSFGNLAAPALAVVAGLFGAVLGSTHPISSTLIGAAAGALVAGATIAACIATLPHYTFGENELLVSVVGGAIICAIVTLFCPKFMSIVASSIIGSAMILCSIDFFMHGLNTMDWIFNMKPDPTPPPCWGGVILCCWPIASVLGVLVQCFVTAWKIDHRRQLHHRRRRHYKGRSGSRSRETREEARQRKYRYLYQVRTARGDIISQNFVSALQKHVTTDSGPPSEVSTKTGSNDRNTARSDRTHLTNLADSDFDKMDSSCEKR